Proteins encoded together in one Triticum dicoccoides isolate Atlit2015 ecotype Zavitan chromosome 7B, WEW_v2.0, whole genome shotgun sequence window:
- the LOC119340965 gene encoding tRNA (guanine-N(7)-)-methyltransferase, giving the protein MTRTSGANGGGQQGSGKLPRKRFYRARAHSNPLSDSHFPIPISPDDVDLSQHYPRYFPADKGEHGDGGGDAEAPRIRFADVGCGFGGLLVGLSPLFPDKLMIGMELRDKVTEYVKERVLALRASNPGQYDNISVVRTNSMKYIPNYFGKAQLSKMFFLFPDPHFKEKNHRRRVISMHLLDEYAYVMEVGGIIYTITDVEELGIWMRTCLEKHPLFEAVPEEEIKVDPVVKLLSSATEEGQKVARNGGQTFQAIFRRISLQEE; this is encoded by the exons ATGACGAGGACCAGCGGCGCGAACGGCGGCGGGCAGCAGGGGTCGGGGAAGCTCCCGCGGAAGCGCTTCTACCGGGCGCGCGCGCACAGCAACCCGCTCAGCGACTCGCACTTCCCGATCCCGATATCGCCCGACGACGTCGACCTCTCGCAGCACTACCCGCGCTACTTCCCGGCCGACAAGGGCGAGCACGGTGATGGGGGTGGGGACGCGGAGGCGCCCCGGATCCGTTTCGCGGACGTCGGGTGCGGGTTTGGTGGGCTGCTCGTCGGGCTCTCGCCTCTCTTCCCCGACAAGCTCATGATCGGCATGGAGCTGAGGGACAAG GTGACCGAGTATGTCAAAGAGCGGGTTCTGGCTTTGAGAGCATCAAACCCAGGACAGTATGACAACATATCCGTTGTGCGCACCAATTCAATGAAATACATTCCTAACTACTTCGGAAAGGCTCAGCTCTCCAAAATGTTCTTCCTGTTCCCTGATCCTCACTTCAAGGAGAAGAACCACCGGAGGAGGGTGATTAGCATGCATTTGCTCGATGAATACGCTTACGTGATGGAAGTGGGAGGAATCATATACACTATTACTGATGTAGAGGAGCTTGGTATATGGATGCGCACGTGTCTGGAGAAGCACCCACTCTTCGAAGCTGTTCCCGAGGAAGAGATAAAAGTCGATCCAGTTGTGAAGCTACTGTCTAGTGCCACCGAAGAAGGTCAGAAGGTCGCGCGGAATGGAGGGCAGACTTTCCAGGCCATCTTCAGGCGCATCTCCTTGCAAGAGGAATAA
- the LOC119339952 gene encoding ankyrin repeat domain-containing protein EMB506, chloroplastic-like — MLPWAATASSAAAAALLHASPRPASHRAALPHYRPSPSLPPPLSIAFRAPARVLPRGGDAFWEEPDDGSGSDYEDNGKQATVQRSSPFPSPLPLSRLVARRQQEREEQELRREIELLLTPEEEAILDQNETADVTKISSPKWHPLHTYALALQIPLMDKLLDNGVDIDLVDKDGFTPLHKAIIGKKEAVISHLLRKGANPHVTDRDGATPLHYAVQVGALQTVKLLIKYRVDVNVADVDGWTPLHLAVQSRNRDITKILLVNGADQTRRTNGGKTPLDLSLCFGRDFNSYDLAKLLKLVPANRGV; from the exons ATGCTCCCATGGGCGGCCacggcctcctccgccgccgccgccgcccttctccaTGCCTCTCCGCGCCCCGCTTCACACCGCGCTGCACTACCTCACTACCGTCCATCTCCCTCTCTTCCGCCGCCGCTCTCAATTGCCTTCCGGGCCccggcacgtgtcctccctcgcggCGGCGACGCCTTCTGGGAGGAGCCAGACGACGGCTCCGGGAGCGACTACGAAGATAACGGAAAGCAAGCGACCGTACAAAGAAGCTCTCCTTTCCCTTCCCCCTTACCGCTCTCCAGGCTCGTTGCAAGGCGGCAGCAGGAGCGTGAAGAGCAGGAGCTCCGGAGAG AAATCGAGCTTCTCTTAACGCCGGAAGAAGAGGCTATCTTGGATCAGAATGAGACAGCTGATGTCACCAAAATATCATCA CCCAAATGGCATCCGCTTCATACATACGCGTTGGCGCTGCAGATACCTCTCATGGACAAGCTGCTGGACAATGGTGTTGATATTGATTTAGTTGATAAA GATGGTTTTACTCCTCTTCACAAGGCGATAATAGGCAAAAAGGAGGCTGTCATTAGCCATCTCCTAAGAAAAGGAGCAAATCCTCATGTCACAGATAGG GATGGAGCCACGCCACTACATTATGCAGTTCAAGTTGGTGCCCTGCAAACCGTGAAGCTGCTGATTAAGTACAGGGTCGATGTTAACGTTGCTGATGTT GATGGCTGGACACCACTGCATTTAGCGGTACAGAGTAGAAATCGAGATATAACAAAGATATTGCTTGTCAATGGTGCTGATCAGACAAGAAGAACCAAT GGTGGGAAAACTCCATTGGACCTGAGCCTATGTTTCGGAAGGGATTTCAACTCATATGATCTGGCAAAGCTTCTCAAACTTGTTCCAGCCAACAGAGGTGTGTGA